A genomic segment from Desulfurispirillum indicum S5 encodes:
- a CDS encoding efflux RND transporter periplasmic adaptor subunit produces the protein MKKNLLLFLLAIVSISLWFQGPPQFSQPTAPTSPTARTAPQVTISEVLFAPMYTVRTFSGSLESEEQFNVSARAAGTLQELQVDIGDRVRSGQILANLEDSQQSLVVAQASAELMVAIANEDDAASRAQLAQVSMERVRSLHRQNITSSAELDQAEAEWEAQQARLRLAQAQVELKRLALEQAKLQHSYFTITASWNDGIPRVVERRLVQRGAYLASGTPVFTLAKIHTLTATVFLTQADYYALNPGDAVEITVPTHPGEIFHGTVVRKAPAFDELSRHARVEISLPNPEQKLQPGMFVQVRWRSESEHPVYQVPHNAITYRNGRPAIFLFDPNSSTVQQVEVHTGREDARMVEVLSPEISGFVIVAGHERLRDGDTVSGGQKKP, from the coding sequence ATGAAAAAGAATCTGTTGCTGTTTCTCCTCGCCATTGTCTCCATCTCCCTCTGGTTCCAGGGACCACCGCAGTTTTCCCAGCCCACAGCGCCAACGTCTCCAACAGCCCGCACTGCGCCCCAGGTTACTATCAGCGAGGTTCTCTTCGCCCCCATGTACACGGTGCGCACATTTTCGGGCTCCCTGGAATCCGAAGAGCAGTTCAATGTCTCGGCCAGAGCTGCCGGTACGCTGCAGGAGCTCCAGGTGGATATCGGTGACCGGGTTCGCAGTGGACAGATACTGGCAAATCTCGAGGACTCCCAGCAGTCCCTTGTGGTCGCCCAGGCCAGTGCAGAGCTGATGGTGGCCATCGCCAACGAGGATGACGCTGCCTCGCGGGCGCAGCTGGCTCAGGTGAGTATGGAACGCGTGCGCTCACTGCACCGACAGAATATCACCTCTTCGGCGGAACTGGATCAGGCCGAAGCCGAGTGGGAGGCCCAGCAGGCCCGTCTGCGCCTGGCCCAGGCCCAGGTGGAACTGAAGCGCCTGGCACTGGAGCAGGCCAAACTGCAGCACTCCTATTTCACTATCACCGCCAGCTGGAACGATGGCATTCCCCGGGTGGTGGAGCGCCGCCTTGTGCAGCGTGGTGCCTATCTGGCATCGGGAACGCCCGTATTCACCCTGGCAAAAATCCATACCCTCACTGCTACGGTGTTCCTGACCCAGGCCGACTACTACGCCCTGAATCCGGGCGATGCCGTAGAAATCACCGTCCCTACCCATCCGGGCGAAATATTCCATGGCACCGTTGTGCGCAAGGCACCAGCCTTTGATGAACTGTCCCGCCACGCCAGGGTGGAAATTTCCCTGCCCAACCCCGAGCAGAAACTGCAGCCGGGGATGTTCGTGCAGGTCAGATGGCGCTCTGAGAGCGAACACCCTGTCTATCAGGTTCCCCATAACGCGATTACCTACCGCAATGGCAGGCCGGCCATCTTCCTCTTTGATCCCAACAGCTCCACGGTGCAACAGGTGGAGGTGCACACTGGCCGTGAAGATGCCCGCATGGTGGAGGTTCTCTCACCGGAAATCTCCGGTTTCGTCATCGTAGCTGGTCACGAGCGCCTGCGCGACGGCGACACGGTCTCAGGCGGGCAGAAAAAACCATGA
- the clpA gene encoding ATP-dependent Clp protease ATP-binding subunit ClpA: protein MISKALNQVLSAAFQDAKERGHEYLTLDHLLYVLLDDTTVSQVIRECNGNLEILKNQLNEFLGTLECLPEGTREDPVQTVAFQRVVQRVIIHIQSAGKEFADTTDLLAAMFMENHSMGIYYLRSQGIERVDVLEVISHGLAVQEERPVDESRHDEGVTDEKTADGSKHSMLEKYTRELVQAARDGQIDPIVGRERELHRTMQILCRRKKNNPILIGEPGVGKTAIAEGLALKIAESTVPAPLKDARVYLLDMGGLLAGTRYRGDFEKRLKAIVAELQKDAANSILFIDEIHTIVGAGSTGGGSMDASNILKPALASGKLRCIGATTFSEYRNNFKKDTALSRRFQNVDVGEPSIEEAVAILRGLKSHYEAHHGVQYNRTALRACVELSSRYITERFLPDKAIDLMDETGAAFRMLSGSRRRKTVTVSDVEKVVATMAKIPEKTATLSEKQRLRTLEEDMLRRIFGQGNAITQLSRSIKRSRAGLGNPRKPMGSFLFTGPTGVGKTEVSRQLAELLGVHFQRFDMSEYMEKHAVARLIGSPPGYVGFEQGGLLTETIRRHPHCVLLLDEVEKAHQDIMNILLQVMDHATLTDNTGATADFRNVILIMTSNCGVTEPASLGFGSSLQPRAADAVERFFSPEFRNRLDAMIAFAPLDQSVMRRIVDKFIAELSIQLEEKNVSIAISEKAADFLARKGYSPKFGARPLANLIQQEIHDPLAEEILFGQLEKGGIVQVDYNDSADALCFHYQ from the coding sequence ATGATCAGCAAAGCCCTGAACCAGGTACTGTCTGCAGCCTTTCAGGATGCCAAGGAGCGAGGCCATGAATACCTGACCCTTGACCATCTGCTGTATGTCCTGCTCGATGACACCACGGTGAGCCAGGTCATACGCGAGTGCAACGGCAACCTGGAAATATTGAAAAATCAGCTGAACGAGTTTCTGGGGACACTGGAGTGCTTGCCGGAGGGAACCCGTGAAGATCCTGTGCAGACGGTGGCATTTCAGCGGGTGGTGCAGCGGGTGATCATCCATATCCAGAGCGCCGGCAAAGAGTTTGCTGACACCACTGATTTGCTGGCAGCCATGTTCATGGAAAATCACTCCATGGGAATCTACTATCTGCGCTCCCAGGGGATTGAGCGGGTGGACGTGCTGGAAGTTATATCCCATGGTCTGGCCGTTCAGGAGGAGCGGCCGGTGGACGAGTCCCGGCACGACGAAGGAGTGACCGATGAGAAAACCGCTGACGGCAGCAAACACTCCATGCTGGAAAAGTACACGCGGGAGCTGGTGCAGGCTGCCCGAGATGGCCAGATTGACCCCATTGTCGGCCGCGAACGCGAGCTGCATCGCACCATGCAGATCCTCTGCCGACGCAAGAAAAACAATCCGATTCTCATCGGCGAACCAGGAGTCGGCAAGACGGCCATAGCCGAAGGACTGGCTCTGAAAATAGCAGAGAGCACTGTTCCCGCGCCGCTCAAGGACGCGCGGGTCTACCTGCTGGATATGGGTGGCCTGCTGGCGGGTACCCGTTATCGCGGCGACTTTGAAAAGCGTCTCAAGGCCATCGTGGCAGAGCTGCAGAAGGATGCCGCCAACAGTATTCTCTTTATTGACGAAATTCATACCATTGTAGGTGCCGGTTCTACAGGCGGAGGCTCCATGGATGCCTCCAATATCCTCAAGCCGGCCCTGGCTTCGGGAAAACTGCGCTGCATAGGTGCTACTACTTTTTCGGAGTATCGCAACAATTTCAAAAAAGATACTGCCCTGAGCCGTCGCTTCCAGAATGTGGACGTTGGCGAGCCTTCCATTGAAGAGGCCGTTGCCATCCTGCGCGGGCTGAAGTCCCACTATGAAGCCCATCACGGGGTACAGTACAATCGCACCGCCCTGCGCGCCTGTGTGGAACTTTCCAGCCGCTATATTACCGAGCGATTTCTGCCCGACAAGGCCATCGACCTCATGGATGAAACCGGTGCCGCTTTTCGCATGCTCAGCGGCAGCCGCAGGCGCAAGACTGTCACTGTTTCCGATGTGGAAAAGGTCGTGGCGACCATGGCGAAGATTCCGGAAAAAACGGCCACCCTCTCCGAGAAACAGCGTTTGCGTACCCTGGAAGAAGATATGCTCCGCCGCATCTTCGGGCAGGGTAACGCCATTACGCAACTGAGTCGCTCCATCAAACGCTCCCGTGCCGGGCTTGGCAATCCGCGCAAACCCATGGGATCATTTCTCTTCACTGGTCCTACCGGCGTCGGCAAGACCGAGGTCAGCCGGCAGCTGGCAGAGCTTTTGGGCGTTCACTTTCAGCGCTTTGACATGAGCGAATACATGGAAAAGCACGCCGTGGCGCGCCTGATCGGCTCACCGCCGGGTTATGTGGGTTTTGAGCAGGGGGGGCTGCTGACGGAGACCATTCGCCGCCATCCCCACTGTGTGTTGCTGTTGGATGAAGTGGAAAAGGCCCACCAGGATATTATGAATATCCTGCTGCAGGTCATGGATCATGCCACTCTGACCGATAACACGGGGGCCACAGCGGATTTTCGCAATGTCATCCTGATCATGACCAGCAATTGTGGGGTCACCGAACCCGCCAGCCTCGGTTTTGGCAGCTCTCTGCAGCCACGCGCCGCCGATGCCGTCGAGCGATTTTTCTCACCGGAATTCCGCAACCGGCTGGACGCCATGATCGCCTTTGCGCCCCTTGATCAGTCGGTTATGCGTCGCATTGTTGATAAATTCATTGCAGAATTGTCAATCCAGCTGGAAGAAAAGAATGTGTCCATAGCCATCAGCGAAAAGGCTGCCGACTTTCTGGCCCGCAAGGGGTACAGTCCGAAATTCGGTGCCAGGCCTCTGGCCAACCTTATTCAACAGGAGATTCACGATCCCCTGGCCGAAGAGATACTCTTTGGGCAGCTGGAAAAGGGTGGCATCGTCCAAGTGGATTACAATGACAGCGCGGATGCCCTGTGTTTTCATTACCAGTGA
- a CDS encoding carboxysome shell carbonic anhydrase domain-containg protein gives MIHHHGTRSIDERIDWILDLSQQHSQVFCSPEAQLARKLYQAKHNTMVIVLKCMDGRIHIPYATQTPLGIITPMRNLGGMFDLGWPYLGEVLFNSVNDAVSAGKKVLILITYHYSKGSRERGCAGFHYDCDAAMEHTYQIRQQVEAIFGSAHQTVYPMVCGFETDEDALIFHGDEERTLNMATISQADEEGLYGAIRALCPDMPVQITRDLLPLAMGNIRHIAQMRQTKRELNIDHQEWMICVGRGFDFLHVPNVALIVGPYSPDLSGPIAKAASIIEANMREGRIRDDGFFLLASAPYREVGMDRARAELKSRFLSDFAARVIAESLPQLYPKMIRKTAILNWQTRALEIIQHHGNAQEGAREGKWSE, from the coding sequence ATGATCCATCATCACGGCACCAGGAGCATCGACGAACGCATCGACTGGATACTGGATCTGAGCCAGCAGCACTCCCAGGTTTTCTGCAGCCCGGAAGCGCAGCTGGCCCGTAAACTCTACCAGGCCAAGCACAATACCATGGTGATTGTGCTCAAGTGCATGGATGGACGGATCCATATCCCCTACGCTACCCAGACCCCCCTCGGCATCATCACCCCCATGCGGAACCTGGGCGGCATGTTTGACCTGGGCTGGCCCTACCTGGGAGAGGTACTCTTCAACTCCGTCAATGACGCCGTCAGCGCCGGCAAAAAAGTCCTGATCCTCATCACCTACCACTATTCCAAGGGAAGTCGTGAGCGCGGCTGCGCCGGATTTCATTACGACTGTGACGCGGCCATGGAGCACACCTACCAGATCCGCCAGCAGGTGGAGGCCATTTTCGGTTCCGCCCACCAGACAGTGTATCCCATGGTGTGCGGTTTCGAGACCGATGAAGACGCCCTGATTTTCCACGGTGACGAAGAACGCACCCTGAATATGGCGACCATCAGTCAGGCAGATGAAGAGGGCCTCTATGGAGCCATTCGCGCCCTCTGCCCCGATATGCCGGTACAGATTACCCGTGACCTGCTGCCCCTGGCCATGGGCAATATCCGTCACATTGCCCAGATGCGGCAGACCAAGCGTGAACTCAACATCGACCACCAGGAGTGGATGATCTGCGTCGGACGGGGCTTCGATTTTCTCCATGTACCCAATGTGGCCCTGATCGTCGGCCCTTACAGTCCCGATCTCAGTGGCCCCATTGCCAAGGCCGCTTCCATAATTGAAGCCAATATGCGCGAGGGGCGCATCCGCGACGACGGTTTCTTTCTGCTGGCTTCGGCGCCCTACCGCGAAGTGGGCATGGATCGCGCCCGGGCGGAGCTGAAGTCCCGCTTTCTCTCGGACTTTGCCGCCAGGGTGATCGCCGAGAGCCTGCCGCAGCTGTACCCGAAGATGATTCGCAAAACAGCGATCCTGAACTGGCAGACGCGGGCCCTGGAAATTATTCAGCATCATGGAAATGCACAAGAGGGGGCAAGAGAAGGGAAATGGTCGGAGTGA
- a CDS encoding PAS domain-containing sensor histidine kinase: protein MNCSTAGVFFLAALLFLWLLHGAWHWLYLGPPGLTQLLAWQVWLFCATIALMVTGAGALACRSFLRGGAIVNITGLRYEEMWNTALFFSGYGVWEWFPSEGRLKCSIMWRQMQGLSDDISESEVLRDWLERIHPDDINIMQARVQEIIEGGGDVFESEYRVRNAATSEYMWVLDKGRVLRRGSDGQALHIVGINTDISRRKTIEEELRKAKENLAEAQQVAHVGSWEWDLNTDQVTWSDELFRLFGYDPGEVANGSVNTPSIYDPGYWDPNDWYKLQMAVAGAMADGEEYELDLRVHRSDAKPCYVFVRLKPIHDENGAIAKLVGVVMDITARKEMEQKLKEINLTLEQRIEEEMAKRTRHQELFVQQSKMAAMGDMIGVIAHQWSQPLNAIGLQAQFMMYDFESHDKAYFQDASDTIMRQVEFMTQTLKSFRDFFKPTREKTVFHVGKAIEIIVDLFGVQFTKHNIHITIDAGGVDYASLHVLGLPNEFKQVVLNMLLNARDAILDFIKQHGDSDGEHFIRVVFEEEAGVIRIRILDTGGGIPAEIKDQIFDYYFSTKGSAGTGIGLYISRIIIEQNMGGRILVSNWERGAEFTLQLCRAEPATGQEETLPDFH, encoded by the coding sequence GTGAACTGCTCAACCGCCGGTGTCTTTTTCCTGGCAGCGCTGCTGTTCCTGTGGCTGCTGCATGGCGCATGGCACTGGCTGTACCTGGGGCCGCCAGGTCTGACACAGCTTCTCGCCTGGCAGGTCTGGCTGTTCTGCGCCACCATTGCCCTGATGGTGACCGGGGCTGGTGCGCTGGCATGCCGCTCCTTTTTGCGTGGTGGTGCCATTGTCAATATCACGGGGCTGCGCTACGAGGAGATGTGGAACACGGCCCTTTTCTTTAGTGGTTATGGCGTCTGGGAGTGGTTTCCCTCCGAAGGCCGGCTGAAGTGCTCTATCATGTGGAGGCAGATGCAGGGGCTTTCCGACGATATTTCTGAATCCGAGGTACTGAGAGACTGGCTTGAACGCATTCACCCCGATGATATCAATATCATGCAGGCTCGGGTGCAGGAGATCATCGAAGGTGGTGGCGACGTCTTTGAGAGTGAGTACCGGGTGCGCAATGCGGCTACCTCCGAGTATATGTGGGTGCTGGACAAAGGGCGCGTATTGCGTCGCGGCAGCGATGGTCAGGCGTTGCACATTGTGGGTATCAACACCGATATTTCGCGACGCAAAACCATTGAAGAAGAATTGCGCAAAGCGAAGGAGAACCTGGCTGAAGCGCAGCAGGTGGCCCATGTGGGGAGCTGGGAGTGGGATCTGAACACCGATCAGGTCACCTGGTCCGATGAGCTTTTTCGGCTGTTTGGCTACGATCCTGGTGAAGTGGCCAACGGCTCTGTCAATACACCATCTATCTATGACCCCGGTTACTGGGATCCCAACGACTGGTATAAGCTGCAGATGGCCGTGGCCGGAGCCATGGCCGATGGCGAAGAGTATGAGCTGGATTTGAGGGTACATCGCAGCGACGCGAAGCCCTGTTACGTCTTTGTACGCCTCAAGCCCATCCACGATGAAAATGGGGCAATTGCCAAACTGGTGGGAGTGGTCATGGATATCACGGCCCGCAAGGAGATGGAACAGAAGCTCAAGGAAATCAACCTGACCCTGGAGCAGCGCATTGAGGAGGAGATGGCCAAGCGCACCAGACATCAGGAGCTCTTTGTGCAGCAGTCAAAGATGGCGGCCATGGGAGACATGATCGGCGTCATCGCTCACCAGTGGTCCCAGCCCCTGAACGCCATTGGCCTGCAGGCCCAGTTCATGATGTATGACTTTGAGAGCCATGATAAAGCCTATTTTCAGGACGCCTCCGACACCATCATGCGGCAGGTCGAGTTCATGACCCAGACCCTCAAATCCTTCCGTGACTTTTTCAAACCGACGCGGGAAAAGACCGTCTTCCACGTGGGCAAAGCCATAGAAATCATCGTGGACCTCTTCGGAGTACAGTTCACCAAACACAATATCCATATCACCATTGACGCCGGGGGGGTGGATTACGCCAGCCTCCATGTGCTGGGCCTGCCCAACGAATTCAAGCAGGTGGTCCTGAATATGCTGCTCAATGCCCGTGACGCTATTCTGGATTTCATAAAACAGCATGGGGACAGTGACGGGGAGCACTTTATCCGCGTGGTTTTCGAGGAGGAGGCTGGAGTCATCCGCATCCGTATTCTCGATACAGGTGGTGGTATCCCAGCTGAAATCAAAGATCAGATATTCGACTACTACTTCTCAACCAAGGGCAGTGCCGGAACCGGTATCGGCCTCTATATCTCCAGAATCATCATCGAGCAGAACATGGGGGGGCGGATTCTGGTCAGCAACTGGGAGCGGGGAGCTGAGTTCACCCTGCAGCTGTGTCGTGCCGAACCTGCCACTGGGCAGGAAGAAACCCTGCCGGACTTCCACTGA
- a CDS encoding efflux RND transporter permease subunit, translating to MNPSSLAVQRPIGTIMVIMVAVFFGLLSLSRLPIDLMPDMTYPTLSVVTTYDNASPEEVERLVTIPLERALGIISGIETINSTSSRGTSVIRLSFTWGTDLDVAANDIRDRLDRAMRTLPEGIDRPQLRKFDVSAAPILILGATANLDPATLRHIAEEEIGSRLERIAGVAGIEVWGGRERQITIRVNPVALESYSLTLQQVQRAVEEANRDYSFGEIQRGDFEYQLRYPSRLQGLEDFPDIIVERRNDNIIRLHQIATIEEGHVRQERITRINGEPGVRIAVRKQDGSNTVEVAERVKREMLHIERAFPQFRMITLSDTSTYIQRAIANISYSMLYGGSLAVIVLLFFLRDIRSTVAVATAIPVSVVATFVPVYFSGLSLNIMTLGGLALGIGMMVDNSIVVQENINFLRRTPPWDTRQTASLGARQVTPAIIASTLTTMVIFLPLFFTEGISGLMFRQMAYVVAFALLCSLIMALLLVPVLNCGGNTRGAHTSRWSSALLRIFNRMQNAYERVLHFSVQRRFGTFAMVALLFILSLNVATRLGSEFMPAADESSVRIFVEMPLGTRMNVLDEQVRSLEEQLRQLTPELRAYDTRVSRNGRAEVRLSLLPPSQRQRSSEQIASDLRRQIKLSPGTIVRTRAEQGLFIMRMLSSTDDDRLEVVIRGHNIAELERWGDIIEAELATIPGITDVRRGQFASSVETHLRVNHDLTSRMGVQVEDVMRAIRASMDGYQVSLLRKDGRESPVYLAIEGEGRGDLDAIGNLRVRSESGQTVVLRQLVSIESADGPREINRRNQQRFLSLSANNEGRDIGSIGRDIEELLIGLEMSAEYSATLESDFQEQQKAFRELIIMISLAVLLVFMILAALYESVKAPLIVMVSVPMAFIGAIMALWISGSTINMQSLIGMMMLAGIVVNNAILIVDYAIRLQARDGLSALQAGIESAKRRFRPVLMTSLTTMLALMPLALGIGEGSEAQAPMARAVIGGLFSSTAISLFIIPIVYHWVMAKRGETLHGES from the coding sequence ATGAACCCTTCATCTTTAGCAGTACAACGCCCTATCGGCACCATCATGGTCATCATGGTCGCGGTGTTCTTCGGCCTGCTTTCCCTCTCACGGCTGCCCATCGACCTGATGCCCGACATGACCTATCCGACTCTGAGTGTCGTCACCACCTACGATAACGCCAGCCCCGAAGAGGTGGAGCGCCTGGTCACCATTCCCCTGGAGCGGGCCCTGGGCATCATCAGTGGTATTGAGACCATCAACTCCACCTCCTCCCGTGGCACCAGTGTGATTCGTCTCAGCTTTACCTGGGGTACGGATCTGGACGTCGCCGCCAACGATATCCGCGACCGTCTTGACAGGGCCATGCGCACTCTTCCCGAGGGGATCGACCGCCCCCAGTTGCGCAAGTTCGATGTCTCCGCCGCTCCGATTCTCATCCTGGGCGCCACTGCCAATCTCGACCCGGCTACCCTGCGCCATATCGCCGAGGAAGAGATCGGCTCCCGCCTGGAGCGCATTGCCGGTGTCGCTGGTATAGAGGTATGGGGTGGCCGTGAGCGGCAAATCACCATCAGAGTCAACCCGGTGGCCCTGGAGTCCTACTCCCTGACCCTACAGCAGGTGCAAAGGGCCGTGGAAGAGGCCAACCGCGACTACTCCTTCGGCGAGATTCAGCGCGGTGACTTTGAGTATCAGCTGCGTTACCCAAGCCGACTGCAGGGGCTGGAGGACTTTCCCGATATCATCGTCGAACGGCGCAATGACAACATTATCCGCCTGCACCAGATTGCCACCATCGAAGAGGGGCATGTCCGGCAGGAGCGCATAACCCGCATCAACGGAGAGCCTGGGGTGCGCATCGCCGTGCGCAAGCAGGATGGCAGCAACACCGTTGAGGTGGCCGAGCGGGTCAAACGGGAGATGCTGCACATTGAGCGGGCCTTTCCCCAGTTTCGCATGATCACCCTGTCGGATACGTCCACCTACATTCAACGGGCCATTGCCAATATCAGCTACTCCATGCTGTACGGGGGCAGCCTGGCGGTCATTGTGCTGCTCTTCTTCCTGCGTGATATCCGCAGTACCGTTGCCGTGGCGACGGCCATTCCCGTCTCGGTAGTGGCGACCTTTGTGCCGGTTTATTTCTCGGGACTGAGCCTCAATATCATGACCCTGGGCGGCCTTGCTCTGGGAATCGGCATGATGGTGGACAACTCCATCGTGGTTCAGGAAAATATCAACTTTCTGCGCCGCACTCCTCCCTGGGACACGCGGCAGACGGCATCCCTTGGCGCACGTCAGGTAACTCCCGCCATCATCGCCAGTACCCTGACCACCATGGTCATTTTTCTCCCCCTGTTTTTCACTGAAGGTATCTCGGGGCTGATGTTTCGCCAGATGGCCTATGTGGTAGCCTTTGCCCTGCTGTGCTCGCTGATTATGGCCCTGCTGCTGGTGCCCGTCCTCAACTGTGGCGGCAATACCAGGGGGGCGCACACTTCCCGGTGGAGTTCGGCACTGCTGCGGATCTTCAACCGGATGCAGAACGCCTATGAAAGGGTGCTGCACTTCTCTGTGCAACGTCGCTTCGGCACCTTTGCCATGGTGGCGCTGCTCTTCATTCTCTCCTTGAATGTGGCCACCAGGCTCGGCAGCGAATTCATGCCCGCGGCTGACGAAAGCAGCGTGCGCATCTTCGTGGAAATGCCCCTGGGCACCCGCATGAACGTTCTGGACGAACAGGTGCGCAGCCTTGAGGAACAGCTGCGCCAGCTGACACCAGAGCTTCGCGCCTACGACACGCGGGTGAGCCGCAACGGGCGGGCGGAAGTTCGACTTTCCCTGCTGCCACCCTCCCAGCGCCAGCGCTCCAGCGAACAGATCGCCAGTGACCTTCGCCGCCAGATAAAGCTCAGCCCGGGAACCATTGTGCGTACCCGTGCCGAGCAGGGGCTCTTCATTATGCGCATGCTCAGCAGTACCGATGATGACCGCCTTGAAGTCGTCATCAGGGGGCACAATATCGCGGAACTGGAGCGCTGGGGGGATATCATTGAAGCGGAGCTGGCGACCATCCCTGGCATCACCGATGTGCGCCGCGGGCAGTTTGCCTCTTCGGTGGAAACGCACCTGCGGGTCAACCACGACCTGACCAGTCGCATGGGCGTGCAGGTGGAGGATGTCATGCGCGCCATCCGCGCCAGCATGGATGGTTATCAAGTCAGTCTGCTGCGCAAGGATGGCAGAGAATCACCTGTATACCTTGCCATTGAGGGAGAGGGCCGGGGTGACCTGGATGCCATCGGCAACCTGCGGGTGCGCAGTGAGAGCGGTCAGACAGTCGTACTCCGCCAGCTGGTCAGCATAGAGAGTGCCGATGGGCCACGGGAGATCAACCGACGCAATCAGCAGCGGTTTCTTTCGCTTTCCGCCAATAACGAAGGGCGCGATATCGGCAGTATCGGACGGGATATCGAAGAGCTGCTGATCGGGCTGGAGATGTCAGCGGAGTATTCCGCCACCCTGGAGTCGGACTTTCAGGAGCAGCAGAAGGCCTTCCGTGAGCTCATCATCATGATCAGCCTGGCTGTGCTGCTGGTCTTCATGATCCTGGCGGCCCTCTACGAGTCCGTGAAAGCGCCCCTCATCGTCATGGTCTCTGTCCCCATGGCTTTTATCGGAGCTATCATGGCGCTGTGGATTTCCGGCAGCACCATCAACATGCAGTCGCTGATCGGCATGATGATGCTGGCGGGTATTGTCGTCAACAATGCCATCCTCATCGTCGATTACGCCATTCGCCTGCAGGCCAGAGACGGATTGAGCGCGCTGCAGGCGGGAATAGAGTCGGCCAAGCGCCGCTTTCGACCAGTGCTGATGACATCCCTGACCACCATGTTGGCACTGATGCCTCTGGCTCTGGGGATCGGCGAGGGAAGCGAGGCCCAGGCGCCCATGGCCCGCGCGGTCATTGGTGGACTGTTCAGCTCAACGGCCATCAGCCTCTTTATTATACCCATTGTCTACCACTGGGTTATGGCAAAGCGTGGAGAAACTCTTCACGGTGAATCGTAA
- a CDS encoding glycosyltransferase family 9 protein, whose amino-acid sequence MPLPESPRTICILRLSALGDVCNLVPAVRAIQRRHPQASITWVIGKAEYLLLQGLEGVEFIVYDKASGVKGLLELRRSLNERCFDVLLLMQVALRASALSLAIRARTRLGFDRKRAKDFQWLVTNHHIPESANGHVLDGFLDFARMLGARDLSLRWNIPIPPEEREKAQLLVPENTPYIVLSPCSTQRTRNFRNWSAQGYAEVIRHIAQQYGIATILTGGRTSTELQYGEQISLLTPDTTVNAIGGTSLKTLLALIGGAVAVIAPDSGPMHMATAMGTPAIGLYAGSNPLRTGPYLSQQWVVNRYPHAVRTYMGTSEDKLRWGQRVRHPHVMDIIKPIDVIEKFDTLMLTVKQNQ is encoded by the coding sequence ATGCCCCTGCCCGAAAGTCCACGTACCATCTGTATCCTGCGCCTCTCCGCCCTGGGCGATGTGTGCAATCTGGTGCCCGCGGTGCGCGCCATCCAGCGACGCCACCCCCAGGCCAGCATCACCTGGGTGATCGGCAAGGCCGAATATCTGCTGCTTCAGGGCCTGGAGGGTGTGGAATTCATCGTGTACGACAAGGCCAGTGGTGTGAAGGGGCTCCTGGAACTTCGGCGTTCGTTGAATGAACGGTGCTTTGATGTGCTGCTGCTTATGCAGGTGGCACTGCGGGCCAGTGCGCTCTCCCTGGCGATCCGGGCCAGGACGCGCCTGGGCTTCGACCGGAAGCGGGCCAAGGACTTTCAGTGGCTTGTAACCAACCACCATATTCCCGAATCCGCAAACGGGCATGTGCTCGACGGCTTTCTGGACTTCGCCCGCATGCTGGGAGCCCGTGACCTCAGCCTGCGCTGGAATATCCCCATTCCTCCGGAAGAGCGGGAAAAGGCGCAACTCCTGGTTCCGGAGAATACACCCTATATTGTCCTCAGCCCCTGCTCCACCCAGCGCACCCGCAATTTCCGCAACTGGTCAGCACAAGGGTACGCTGAAGTGATCCGGCATATAGCCCAGCAGTACGGCATCGCCACGATCCTCACTGGAGGCAGAACCAGTACGGAGCTGCAGTACGGTGAGCAGATCAGCCTGCTCACCCCGGACACCACCGTCAATGCCATCGGGGGCACCTCCCTGAAGACTCTGCTGGCGCTGATCGGTGGCGCAGTCGCCGTGATTGCCCCCGATTCCGGACCCATGCACATGGCCACGGCCATGGGTACACCGGCCATCGGCCTCTATGCCGGATCAAATCCCCTGCGTACCGGCCCTTACCTCAGCCAGCAGTGGGTCGTAAACCGCTACCCCCATGCTGTCAGAACCTACATGGGTACGTCTGAAGACAAACTGCGATGGGGACAGCGTGTCCGCCATCCCCATGTCATGGATATCATCAAGCCCATTGACGTCATCGAAAAATTTGATACGCTTATGTTGACCGTCAAACAGAATCAGTAG